One segment of Gammaproteobacteria bacterium DNA contains the following:
- the ppc gene encoding phosphoenolpyruvate carboxylase, which yields MPMASNDKSLHDRIKLLGRLLGDTLRDQEGRHALDAVETLRKGFTGLRRQPSSALETREQLMRFIAALNPEMLNHVVRAFSAYFNLANIAEEDFQHQQRRDQVRRGKPLWRGSFDETLRTLRAAGVNAAQLQALFNQLCFTPVFTAHPTEAKRRVLLGAQRRVFLTNVKLDNPALNKLQRAEVIEELRSQIEILWKTDEVRSYKPQVRDEIKNGLYYFRESIFQALPVMYRNLERALNAVYGDEGGKSAVSIPCLARFGSWIGGDRDGNPFVTPETTALALRLQAQEILREYLHRVEALSRQLTCSSSLVTPSPVFTASLDADVQCMGALFSDAPRQYAQEPYRRKLFLMHHRLQHNLEQVRARIEGRPETIPHPFWGYDSVDKFLEDLQLIHDSLVAHGDRAVAEGELKDLLRLAETFGFHLAALDVRQESARHTAAVTEIFAMAPNLPDYAVLTEEERLSVLNDLLSRPGTPLLYCDSFSPATQETLEVFQVMARMREEVSPHAFDNYVISMTHEASHVLEVLFLARFAGLVGRRADGAWHCALRVAPLFETIADLDRVETLLTRLLDQPVYRELLTAAGGVQDVMVGYSDSCKDGGILASNWGLYQAQRQAVALTAAHGFGCRLFHGRGGTVGRGGGPVHDAILSQPSHTVQGQIKITEQGEVLSFKYQNLETAVYELTLGLTGLMKASWHLIQEVPPDPPEAATVMVELARHGEAAYRNLTEQTPGFIDYFYEATPVREIGLLNLGSRPSHRAQDDRSKYSVRAIPWMFGWGQSRHTLPGWYGIGAALATWRGNDPERLALLQRLYREWPFFHALLNNSQMSLSKVDADIAREYARLCEKSEVETGIYQRFQVEYEQTCREIINVAQVATLLEESPTLAQSLERRNPYLDPLNHIQVTLLPRYRQALLEHGADSPEAEIWLRPLLRSINALAAGMRNTG from the coding sequence GGAGACGCGCGAACAACTGATGCGCTTCATCGCGGCGTTGAACCCGGAAATGCTCAACCATGTCGTGCGGGCCTTCAGCGCTTATTTCAATCTGGCGAACATCGCCGAGGAAGATTTCCAGCATCAGCAGCGCCGCGATCAGGTGCGGCGCGGCAAGCCGCTGTGGCGCGGCTCCTTCGACGAAACGCTGCGCACGCTGCGCGCCGCCGGCGTCAATGCCGCGCAGCTGCAAGCGTTATTCAATCAGCTCTGCTTCACGCCGGTCTTCACTGCTCACCCTACCGAAGCCAAGCGCCGGGTGTTGCTGGGTGCGCAACGGCGGGTTTTTTTAACCAACGTCAAACTGGACAATCCGGCGCTGAACAAACTTCAGCGCGCCGAAGTCATCGAGGAACTGCGCAGCCAGATCGAGATTCTCTGGAAAACCGACGAAGTGCGCAGCTACAAGCCGCAAGTGCGCGATGAGATCAAGAACGGTCTTTACTACTTCCGGGAATCCATCTTCCAGGCGCTGCCGGTGATGTACCGCAATCTGGAGCGGGCGCTGAACGCGGTTTATGGCGACGAGGGCGGCAAATCGGCGGTTTCCATCCCTTGTCTGGCGCGTTTCGGCTCTTGGATCGGCGGCGACCGCGACGGCAACCCATTCGTCACCCCGGAAACCACTGCTCTGGCGCTGCGCTTGCAGGCGCAGGAAATTCTTCGCGAATATCTTCATCGGGTAGAAGCACTTAGTCGGCAGCTCACCTGCTCCAGTTCGCTGGTTACGCCCTCACCGGTTTTTACCGCTAGCCTGGATGCAGACGTGCAGTGCATGGGCGCCTTGTTTTCTGACGCGCCCCGGCAATATGCCCAGGAGCCTTACCGGCGCAAGTTGTTTCTGATGCACCACCGGCTGCAACACAATTTGGAACAGGTTCGGGCGCGCATCGAAGGGCGCCCCGAGACGATTCCTCATCCCTTCTGGGGTTACGATTCCGTCGATAAGTTTCTCGAAGATCTGCAATTGATTCACGATTCGCTGGTTGCGCATGGCGATCGCGCGGTCGCAGAAGGCGAATTGAAGGACTTACTGCGCCTGGCCGAGACGTTTGGTTTCCATTTGGCGGCACTGGATGTGCGCCAGGAATCAGCCCGGCATACCGCGGCGGTCACGGAAATCTTCGCTATGGCGCCCAATCTGCCCGACTACGCGGTTCTGACCGAAGAAGAACGGCTGAGCGTGCTGAATGACCTGCTGTCCCGGCCGGGGACGCCCCTGCTGTACTGCGACTCGTTCAGCCCGGCTACCCAGGAAACGCTGGAGGTATTCCAGGTCATGGCGCGGATGCGGGAGGAAGTCAGCCCGCATGCCTTCGATAATTACGTCATCTCCATGACCCATGAGGCCAGCCATGTCCTGGAGGTGCTGTTCCTAGCGCGCTTCGCCGGTCTGGTCGGACGGCGCGCTGATGGCGCTTGGCATTGCGCCTTGCGCGTCGCTCCCTTGTTCGAGACCATTGCCGACCTGGATCGGGTAGAGACGCTGCTGACCCGCCTGCTGGACCAACCGGTCTATCGGGAACTATTGACCGCTGCCGGTGGGGTACAGGATGTCATGGTCGGCTATTCCGATTCCTGCAAGGATGGTGGCATCCTGGCCTCGAACTGGGGCCTGTACCAAGCGCAACGCCAGGCCGTAGCGCTCACCGCAGCGCACGGCTTTGGTTGCCGGCTGTTTCACGGACGCGGCGGCACGGTGGGACGCGGCGGCGGGCCGGTTCACGATGCGATTTTGTCGCAACCCTCCCACACCGTGCAGGGCCAGATCAAGATCACCGAACAGGGAGAGGTGCTGTCCTTCAAGTACCAGAATCTGGAAACCGCCGTCTATGAACTGACGCTGGGTCTGACAGGACTGATGAAGGCCAGCTGGCACTTGATTCAGGAGGTTCCCCCCGATCCGCCGGAAGCAGCGACTGTCATGGTGGAGCTGGCTCGGCATGGCGAAGCGGCTTACCGAAATCTGACCGAACAGACGCCGGGATTTATCGATTACTTCTACGAAGCCACTCCGGTGCGCGAAATTGGCCTGCTCAATCTTGGTTCGCGGCCCTCGCATCGCGCCCAGGATGACCGCTCGAAGTATTCAGTGCGGGCCATTCCTTGGATGTTTGGCTGGGGCCAGTCGCGGCATACCTTGCCGGGCTGGTATGGCATCGGCGCAGCGCTGGCGACTTGGCGCGGCAATGATCCCGAGCGCTTGGCGTTACTACAACGGCTTTACCGAGAATGGCCATTTTTTCACGCGCTGCTCAATAACAGCCAGATGTCGTTGAGCAAGGTCGATGCGGACATTGCCCGCGAATACGCCCGGCTGTGCGAGAAGTCGGAGGTGGAAACCGGCATTTATCAGCGCTTCCAGGTCGAGTATGAACAAACCTGTCGGGAAATTATCAACGTAGCGCAAGTTGCGACTTTGCTTGAGGAAAGTCCGACGCTGGCCCAGTCGCTGGAGCGGCGCAATCCCTATCTGGACCCGCTGAATCATATCCAGGTCACGCTGCTGCCGCGCTATCGGCAGGCGTTGCTGGAGCATGGCGCAGATTCGCCGGAAGCGGAAATCTGGCTGCGGCCCTTGCTGCGTTCGATCAATGCGCTGGCGGCGGGGATGCGGAACACCGGGTGA
- a CDS encoding HAD family phosphatase yields the protein MSTATGGALPEFDVPAWIRGLIFDCDGTLVDTLPLHYAAWEETFAEQGLSCPLEFLLRHNGKPTDLIVALYNAEFSQALDIEKFTENKERRTYALLDQARPLEPVAALARRYYGHLPMAVVSGSNHANVERALQAAGLWTLFHVALTADDGLPPKPAPDLFLEAARRLQVKPCYCQVFEDADSGLEAARCAGMLATDVRFIVGYPEL from the coding sequence ATGAGTACGGCGACAGGGGGCGCATTGCCGGAATTTGATGTGCCTGCCTGGATTCGGGGTCTGATCTTCGATTGCGACGGGACGCTGGTGGACACCCTGCCCCTGCATTACGCCGCTTGGGAGGAAACCTTTGCTGAACAGGGCCTGTCGTGCCCATTGGAATTCCTGCTCCGCCACAACGGCAAACCGACGGATCTGATTGTTGCCCTGTACAACGCTGAATTCAGCCAGGCGCTTGATATTGAAAAGTTCACGGAAAATAAGGAGCGTCGAACCTACGCCCTGCTCGATCAGGCGCGGCCACTGGAACCGGTCGCGGCCCTGGCCCGGCGATACTACGGACATTTGCCGATGGCCGTAGTTTCCGGCAGTAACCACGCCAATGTGGAACGGGCGCTGCAAGCGGCGGGATTGTGGACGTTGTTTCACGTAGCGCTGACCGCGGACGATGGCCTGCCGCCCAAACCGGCACCCGATCTGTTTCTGGAGGCCGCGCGCCGCCTCCAAGTCAAACCTTGCTATTGTCAGGTCTTCGAGGATGCCGATTCCGGTCTGGAAGCTGCCCGTTGCGCCGGAATGCTGGCCACGGACGTGCGATTTATTGTGGGCTATCCTGAACTATAA
- a CDS encoding PilT/PilU family type 4a pilus ATPase: protein MELKDYLLLLARRDGSDIYLSTGAPPCAKFQGVLRALDKEPLPHGRVKEIAYSILDKAQIEEFEKTLEMNLAISEPNVGRFRVNIFKQRGEVSMVIRNIKTDLPNVKDLGLPPVLTDVIMSKRGLILFVGGTGSGKSTSLAALIDHRNTNSGGHIITIEDPIEFVHRHKRSIVNQREVGVDTLSYADALKNTLRQAPDVILIGEIRDRETMEHALAFAETGHLAISTLHANSANQALDRIINFFPEERRPQLQSDLSANLRAFISQRLIPTVDGKRVAAIEILLHSPMVETLIKRGEVAGLKEIMEKATGIGMQTFDQALFDLHKAGKISFEEAIKNADSANNLRLRINLSSGAPGAEKSGGSGLSLEALAEPEEEEEKPAAPAAAPRALSRPAGA, encoded by the coding sequence ATGGAACTCAAGGACTATTTGCTACTGTTGGCCCGCCGCGACGGGTCCGACATTTATCTCAGCACGGGCGCGCCGCCCTGCGCCAAATTCCAGGGCGTGCTGCGGGCGCTGGATAAGGAACCCTTGCCGCATGGTCGGGTAAAGGAAATTGCCTACTCCATTCTGGACAAGGCGCAAATTGAGGAATTCGAGAAGACGCTGGAAATGAACCTGGCGATCAGCGAACCCAATGTTGGCCGCTTTCGGGTCAACATCTTCAAGCAGCGCGGCGAAGTGTCCATGGTGATCCGCAACATCAAGACCGATCTGCCCAATGTCAAAGACCTGGGATTGCCACCCGTGTTGACTGACGTGATTATGTCCAAACGTGGCCTGATCCTGTTCGTCGGCGGCACCGGTTCCGGCAAGTCCACCTCGCTAGCGGCGCTGATCGATCATCGCAACACCAACAGCGGCGGACACATCATCACTATTGAAGATCCGATTGAATTCGTCCATCGCCATAAGCGTTCAATTGTTAACCAGCGCGAGGTGGGCGTGGATACCCTGAGTTATGCCGATGCGCTGAAAAATACCTTGCGCCAGGCCCCGGACGTCATTCTGATCGGCGAAATCCGCGACCGGGAAACTATGGAACATGCGCTGGCGTTCGCTGAAACCGGGCATCTGGCGATTTCCACCCTGCACGCGAATAGCGCTAACCAGGCATTGGATCGCATCATCAACTTTTTCCCCGAAGAACGGCGTCCGCAATTGCAAAGTGATCTGTCCGCCAATCTGCGGGCGTTTATCTCGCAACGACTGATTCCGACGGTGGACGGCAAGCGGGTTGCAGCCATCGAAATTCTGCTGCATTCGCCGATGGTGGAAACCCTGATCAAGCGCGGCGAGGTAGCCGGTCTTAAGGAAATTATGGAGAAAGCGACCGGAATAGGTATGCAAACCTTCGATCAGGCGTTGTTTGATCTGCATAAAGCAGGCAAGATCAGTTTCGAGGAAGCGATCAAGAATGCTGATTCCGCCAACAATCTGCGATTGCGTATTAATCTGTCTAGCGGAGCGCCGGGCGCCGAAAAATCAGGTGGTTCGGGATTGTCACTGGAGGCGCTGGCCGAACCCGAGGAAGAAGAGGAGAAACCAGCGGCACCCGCCGCTGCTCCGCGCGCCCTGTCCAGACCGGCGGGAGCATGA
- a CDS encoding gamma-glutamyltransferase, which translates to MTSLSSSKCSVASGHPQVTEAACAILRTGGNAFDAVVAAGFAGAVAEPTLTSLGGGGFLLARTAQGRVVLFDFFVNTPGHGLRAGELQPHFLPITVRFPSCEQIFNVGLGSAATPGVLRGYLHIHRRLGRLPLTEVLAPAIDLARTGVTINRAQAYFLALLIPVMTLTGVGRTLFQPEGRYLREGDLFCNPELAAFLETLPGDGEHAFYEGELAQRIDQDMREGNGLLTAADLAAYQVIEREPLPADYRGFRLLTNPPPSFGGSLIALSLRLLEAREAGELEFGSPAHLALLTAVMQEVERRRAEGYLSPADLGQPGLTESLERVRQVSGGTTHVSICDAEGNAASMTTSNGEGSGYFAPDTGIMLNNMMGEDDLHPEGFHVSPPGVRVASMMAPSLLLEGDQLRLALGSGGSKRIRTALLQVISNSVDFGMNLRQAVEAPRLHWDGQQIQVEPGFSEAALAVLMKRWPLNQWPIQDVYFGGTHAATPDGQGAGDPRRGGHAATIESTSLSPLP; encoded by the coding sequence ATGACTTCACTTTCATCCTCCAAGTGCAGTGTGGCCAGCGGCCATCCCCAGGTGACCGAAGCCGCCTGCGCTATCTTACGCACCGGCGGCAATGCCTTCGACGCGGTCGTGGCCGCGGGTTTTGCCGGCGCGGTGGCCGAACCTACCCTGACCAGCCTGGGCGGCGGCGGTTTTTTGCTGGCGCGCACGGCGCAGGGACGGGTGGTGCTGTTCGATTTCTTTGTCAACACCCCCGGCCACGGCTTGCGCGCCGGTGAGCTGCAGCCGCATTTCCTGCCGATCACCGTGCGTTTTCCCAGTTGCGAACAGATTTTTAACGTGGGTCTGGGGTCGGCGGCGACGCCCGGCGTCTTGCGTGGTTACCTGCATATCCACCGTCGGCTGGGGCGTTTGCCATTGACCGAGGTGCTCGCGCCGGCAATCGACTTGGCGCGCACTGGGGTGACGATTAATCGCGCCCAAGCCTATTTCCTCGCGTTACTGATTCCGGTCATGACATTGACCGGCGTAGGCCGGACGTTGTTTCAGCCGGAAGGACGTTATTTGCGCGAGGGTGACCTTTTTTGCAACCCGGAACTGGCCGCTTTTCTGGAAACGCTGCCCGGCGATGGCGAACACGCCTTCTATGAAGGCGAACTGGCGCAGCGAATTGACCAGGATATGCGTGAGGGCAATGGATTGCTCACCGCCGCCGATCTGGCCGCCTATCAGGTCATTGAGCGTGAACCGTTACCTGCGGATTATCGCGGCTTCCGGTTACTCACTAATCCACCCCCTTCATTTGGCGGTTCGCTCATCGCTTTATCGCTGCGTCTGCTGGAAGCCCGCGAGGCGGGCGAACTTGAATTTGGCTCGCCCGCGCATCTGGCGTTATTAACCGCGGTGATGCAGGAAGTCGAGCGGCGCCGCGCTGAGGGTTATCTGAGTCCTGCTGATCTGGGCCAGCCTGGTTTGACTGAAAGCCTGGAGCGGGTGCGTCAGGTTTCGGGCGGCACCACCCATGTCAGCATCTGCGACGCCGAAGGCAACGCCGCCAGCATGACGACGTCCAACGGCGAGGGTTCCGGCTACTTCGCGCCGGATACGGGCATCATGCTCAATAACATGATGGGTGAGGACGACCTGCATCCGGAGGGCTTCCACGTCAGTCCGCCTGGCGTGCGAGTTGCATCGATGATGGCGCCGTCGTTGCTGCTGGAGGGCGACCAGCTTCGACTGGCGCTGGGCAGCGGCGGCAGCAAGCGGATTCGCACCGCCCTACTGCAAGTCATCAGTAACAGCGTGGATTTTGGCATGAATCTCCGACAGGCGGTTGAAGCGCCGCGCCTGCACTGGGACGGCCAGCAAATTCAGGTTGAACCCGGCTTTAGCGAAGCGGCGCTAGCGGTGTTAATGAAACGCTGGCCGCTCAATCAGTGGCCGATCCAGGATGTTTACTTTGGCGGGACTCATGCGGCGACACCCGATGGCCAAGGCGCAGGCGATCCCCGACGCGGCGGTCATGCAGCAACGATTGAATCTACCTCCCTCTCCCCTCTCCCCTAA
- a CDS encoding DEAD/DEAH box helicase: MQKDHLTHVPFSSLGLTDSLLESLEDAGFAYCTPIQAATLPLALKGQDIAGQAQTGTGKTAAYLLAALHHLMETPVAEDAVGPWAIVIAPTRELAVQIHRDAELLGRYTGLKFAVVYGGTGYDSQRRQLEAGVDVLIGTPGRLIDYYKQGVYKLNQIEVVILDEADRMFDLGFIADIRYLLRKMPAPGQRINLLFSATLSNRVMELAYEHMNNPQVIRIESEHVTAENVRQALYHVSAHDKIPLLLGILRQQDPRRTMIFVNTKRAADRVTGYLLGNGYEAGVLSGDIPQNKRLHLLQAFQRGDLPILVATDVAARGLHIPDVTHVINFDLPQDREDYVHRIGRTARIGASGDAINFACEEYVYSLPEIEEFIGQKIPVLPITEDLLLEYKPPKRLERRRPPLSGGESRGRGRAPHHRRPANRN; the protein is encoded by the coding sequence ATGCAAAAAGATCATCTCACTCATGTCCCGTTTTCCTCGCTGGGTCTGACCGATTCGCTGCTGGAAAGCTTGGAGGACGCCGGTTTTGCCTATTGCACGCCGATTCAGGCCGCCACGCTGCCTCTCGCGCTCAAAGGTCAGGATATTGCCGGTCAGGCGCAAACCGGCACGGGCAAAACGGCAGCCTATCTATTGGCGGCATTGCATCATCTGATGGAAACGCCGGTTGCCGAGGACGCGGTCGGCCCCTGGGCCATCGTCATTGCGCCCACCCGGGAGCTGGCGGTGCAGATTCACCGGGATGCTGAATTATTGGGTCGCTACACCGGCCTCAAGTTCGCGGTCGTCTACGGCGGAACCGGTTATGACAGCCAGCGCCGCCAACTGGAAGCCGGCGTCGACGTACTCATCGGCACGCCCGGACGGCTGATCGATTATTACAAACAGGGCGTCTACAAGCTTAACCAGATCGAAGTGGTGATTCTGGACGAAGCCGACCGGATGTTCGATCTGGGCTTCATCGCCGATATCCGTTACCTGTTGCGCAAGATGCCAGCGCCTGGTCAACGCATTAACCTGCTATTCTCGGCCACCCTGAGCAATCGGGTGATGGAGCTGGCTTATGAACACATGAACAATCCCCAAGTGATTCGGATCGAGTCTGAACATGTCACTGCAGAAAATGTGCGGCAGGCGCTTTACCATGTTTCCGCGCACGACAAGATTCCGCTACTGCTGGGCATACTGCGCCAGCAGGATCCCCGGCGCACTATGATCTTTGTCAACACCAAACGCGCCGCAGACCGGGTGACCGGCTACCTGCTGGGCAATGGCTACGAAGCAGGCGTTTTGTCCGGCGATATTCCCCAGAACAAGCGCCTGCACCTGCTGCAAGCCTTCCAGCGCGGCGATTTGCCCATCCTGGTGGCCACCGACGTTGCGGCGCGGGGCCTGCACATTCCGGATGTGACCCACGTCATCAACTTTGATCTGCCGCAAGACCGGGAGGATTATGTCCACCGCATTGGCCGCACGGCCCGCATTGGCGCCAGCGGCGACGCCATCAACTTCGCTTGTGAGGAATATGTGTACTCGCTGCCGGAGATTGAGGAATTCATCGGCCAGAAAATACCCGTGCTGCCAATTACCGAAGACTTGCTGCTGGAATATAAACCGCCCAAGCGACTGGAGCGCCGCCGTCCGCCCTTGTCTGGCGGCGAATCGCGCGGCCGTGGTCGCGCGCCTCATCACCGGCGGCCGGCGAATCGCAATTGA
- the trxA gene encoding thioredoxin TrxA, with protein sequence MSENIMHVTDDTFEAEVLKAEQPVLVDYWAEWCGPCRMIAPILDEIATEYGDRVKICKLNVDENQNTPPKYGIRGIPTLMLFRGGNVEAQKVGAQSKSQLTAFLDSNLR encoded by the coding sequence ATGAGCGAAAATATCATGCATGTCACCGACGACACATTCGAGGCCGAGGTTCTCAAGGCTGAGCAGCCCGTTCTGGTGGATTATTGGGCGGAATGGTGTGGCCCCTGCCGAATGATTGCGCCGATCCTGGACGAGATTGCCACGGAATACGGCGATCGCGTCAAGATTTGCAAGCTGAACGTGGATGAGAATCAGAATACCCCACCCAAGTACGGCATTCGCGGCATCCCGACCCTGATGCTGTTTCGTGGCGGCAATGTTGAAGCGCAAAAGGTTGGCGCGCAATCCAAGTCGCAATTGACCGCCTTTCTCGACAGCAATCTGCGCTGA
- the rho gene encoding transcription termination factor Rho, producing the protein MNLTELKKKSAADLIAIAQELKLEGTARSRKQDVIFAILKALAKSGEDIYGDGVLEILQDGFGFLRSADSSYLAGPDDIYVSPSQIRRFSLRTGDTVSGKIRPPKEGERYFALLKVGDINFEPPEASKNKVLFENLTPLHATERMQLERGNGSTEDITARVIDLIAPIGKGQRGLIVSPPKAGKTMMLQNIAQSIAANHPECYLIVLLIDERPEEVTEMQRSVRGEVVSSTFDEPATRHVQVAEMVSDKAKRLVEHKRDVVILLDSITRLARAYNTVVPASGKVLTGGVDANALQKPKRFFGAARNIEEGGSLTILATTLIDTGSRMDDVIYEEFKGTGNMEIHLDRRISEKRVFPAIDINRSGTRREELLTEPDDLQKMWILRKLLHPMDELQAMEFLLERLKNTKTNKEFFESMKR; encoded by the coding sequence ATGAATCTAACCGAACTTAAAAAGAAATCCGCCGCCGACCTGATCGCCATCGCGCAGGAACTGAAGCTCGAAGGCACGGCGCGGTCCCGCAAACAGGATGTGATCTTCGCCATTCTCAAGGCGTTGGCCAAGAGCGGCGAGGATATTTACGGCGATGGGGTGTTGGAGATTTTGCAGGATGGTTTTGGGTTCCTGCGCTCCGCCGACAGTTCCTATCTGGCCGGTCCTGATGATATCTACGTCTCACCCAGCCAGATTCGCCGTTTCAGCCTGCGCACTGGCGACACGGTGAGCGGCAAAATTCGCCCGCCGAAGGAAGGGGAGCGCTATTTCGCCTTGCTGAAGGTGGGCGATATCAATTTTGAACCGCCGGAAGCCTCCAAGAACAAAGTGCTGTTTGAGAATCTGACGCCGCTGCATGCGACCGAACGCATGCAGTTGGAGCGCGGCAACGGCAGCACCGAGGATATTACCGCACGGGTGATCGATCTGATCGCGCCGATCGGCAAGGGCCAGCGCGGTTTGATCGTCTCGCCGCCCAAGGCGGGTAAGACCATGATGTTGCAGAACATCGCGCAAAGTATCGCTGCCAACCATCCCGAATGCTATCTGATCGTGCTGCTGATTGACGAGCGACCGGAGGAAGTGACCGAGATGCAGCGTTCGGTGCGCGGCGAGGTGGTGTCCAGCACGTTTGACGAGCCGGCGACCCGCCATGTCCAGGTTGCGGAAATGGTGTCGGATAAGGCTAAACGGCTGGTGGAGCATAAGCGCGATGTCGTGATTCTTCTGGATTCTATTACCCGCTTGGCGCGAGCCTACAACACGGTAGTCCCGGCTTCGGGCAAAGTGTTGACGGGCGGAGTGGACGCCAATGCATTGCAGAAACCGAAGCGATTCTTCGGCGCGGCGCGAAATATTGAAGAAGGTGGTTCACTGACCATTCTCGCCACAACCCTGATTGACACCGGTTCGCGCATGGACGATGTGATCTACGAGGAATTCAAGGGCACCGGCAACATGGAGATTCATCTGGACCGGCGCATTTCCGAAAAGCGGGTCTTCCCGGCTATCGACATCAACCGTTCCGGCACCCGCCGCGAGGAGCTGCTGACCGAGCCGGATGATTTGCAGAAGATGTGGATTCTGCGCAAGTTGCTGCATCCGATGGATGAGTTGCAGGCGATGGAGTTTCTACTAGAGCGGTTGAAGAATACCAAGACCAATAAGGAATTTTTTGAATCGATGAAGCGCTGA
- a CDS encoding Uma2 family endonuclease → MNAVIEPRRHWITVEEYHQMGEAGIFDEDARIELLEGELFDMAPIGSKHANTVARLVHLFYAARDSAVVWVQNPIALARSEPEPDVALLKSGNYWDHLPTVDDVLLLIEVADSSMQYDREKKIPVYGRCGIAETWLVDVNARQVEIYREPSPAGYRTVLIRSEQDCIALVALPELEIALGEIWRSS, encoded by the coding sequence ATGAATGCAGTGATCGAACCCCGCCGCCACTGGATCACGGTAGAGGAATATCATCAAATGGGCGAGGCCGGCATTTTTGATGAGGATGCCCGGATTGAGTTGCTGGAAGGAGAGCTGTTCGATATGGCCCCGATTGGAAGCAAACATGCGAATACAGTGGCCCGACTGGTGCATTTATTTTACGCTGCCAGGGATAGCGCAGTGGTGTGGGTGCAAAACCCCATTGCTCTAGCCCGTTCGGAGCCCGAACCTGATGTGGCCTTGCTTAAATCTGGAAATTATTGGGACCATTTGCCAACCGTCGACGACGTGCTGTTGCTGATCGAAGTGGCCGACAGTTCCATGCAATATGATCGGGAGAAAAAGATTCCGGTATATGGCCGTTGCGGAATTGCTGAAACCTGGCTGGTGGATGTCAACGCCCGACAAGTGGAGATTTACCGGGAGCCGAGTCCAGCCGGTTATCGCACGGTGCTGATTCGGAGTGAGCAGGATTGCATCGCGCTGGTGGCCTTGCCAGAGTTGGAAATCGCGTTGGGGGAGATTTGGAGGTCTTCATGA